The proteins below come from a single Candidatus Epulonipiscium sp. genomic window:
- a CDS encoding glucose-6-phosphate isomerase translates to MKNIVFDYTNAGISNEEIQHSKWQLEGAHKMLHEKSGAGNDFLGWIDLPLEYDKEEFDRVKQAAERIKKHSDVLIVIGIGGSYLGARAVIEGLSHSFYNMLPKEKRQTPEIYFVGNNISGTYVKHLLELIEGKDISVNVISKSGTTTEPGIAFRIFKKYLEERYGKEGARERIFATTDKEKGALRKLAEEEGYETFIIPDDVGGRFTVLTPVGLLPIATSGIDIDKLMEGAKDGREEYSKEGFENNSAYQYALIRNILYRKGKQNEILVNYEPALHYISEWWKQLYGESEGKDNKGIFPAAVDFSTDLHSLGQYIQDGRRSLFETVLNVETPREDITLESEKEDLDGLNYLAGETMDFVNKKAFQGTLLAHVDGGVPNLVINIPEINEYYIGKLLYFFEKACGISGYILGVNPFDQPGVEAYKNNMFALLGKPGYKELRNELLKRIK, encoded by the coding sequence ATGAAAAACATAGTATTTGACTATACTAATGCAGGTATTTCTAATGAAGAAATACAGCATTCAAAATGGCAGTTAGAGGGTGCCCACAAAATGCTTCATGAAAAATCAGGGGCAGGAAATGATTTTTTAGGATGGATTGACCTTCCTTTAGAGTATGATAAAGAGGAATTTGATAGGGTAAAGCAGGCAGCAGAAAGAATCAAAAAACATTCAGATGTATTGATAGTTATAGGTATCGGGGGCTCTTATTTAGGGGCTAGGGCTGTGATAGAAGGACTTAGTCATTCTTTTTATAATATGCTTCCAAAAGAAAAAAGACAAACTCCAGAAATATATTTTGTAGGAAATAATATAAGTGGTACATATGTAAAACATCTATTAGAGCTCATAGAAGGAAAAGATATTAGTGTAAATGTAATTTCCAAATCCGGGACAACAACGGAACCTGGGATTGCTTTTAGAATATTTAAGAAATACCTAGAAGAAAGATATGGAAAAGAAGGAGCAAGAGAAAGAATTTTTGCTACCACCGATAAGGAAAAAGGAGCCCTTAGAAAACTGGCAGAAGAAGAGGGATATGAAACTTTTATCATTCCTGATGATGTAGGAGGTCGTTTTACAGTACTAACGCCTGTTGGACTTTTGCCTATTGCTACTTCAGGTATAGATATCGACAAACTTATGGAAGGGGCAAAGGATGGAAGAGAGGAGTATTCTAAAGAAGGATTTGAAAACAACTCAGCTTACCAATATGCCTTAATCCGTAATATTTTATATAGAAAAGGAAAACAAAATGAAATACTAGTTAATTATGAGCCTGCCCTTCATTATATATCCGAATGGTGGAAACAGCTTTATGGGGAGAGCGAAGGGAAAGACAATAAAGGAATATTCCCTGCAGCAGTTGACTTTTCGACAGATCTTCATTCCTTAGGACAATATATTCAAGATGGAAGAAGGAGTCTTTTTGAGACCGTACTAAATGTAGAAACACCCCGAGAGGATATCACATTAGAATCAGAGAAGGAAGATTTAGATGGGCTAAATTATCTTGCTGGAGAGACAATGGATTTTGTAAATAAAAAGGCTTTCCAGGGTACCCTTCTTGCTCATGTAGATGGGGGAGTTCCTAATCTAGTTATAAATATTCCTGAAATAAATGAATACTATATCGGAAAACTTTTATACTTCTTTGAAAAAGCTTGTGGTATAAGTGGTTATATCTTAGGAGTTAATCCTTTTGACCAGCCAGGAGTAGAGGCATATAAAAATAATATGTTTGCATTACTTGGGAAACCAGGATATAAAGAATTAAGAAATGAATTATTAAAAAGGATAAAGTAG
- a CDS encoding transcription repressor NadR, with product MTKEQRKQEIIKLLKESKIPLSGSYLAEKLNVSRQIIVQDIALLRAENINIMSTARGYIYYIEKGSTHKRVVTVQHEKEKIENELTAIVDLGGSIIDVIIEHPIYGEITADLMIESRRDLKEFMEIMKKNETVPLLRLTNRIHMHTIEAKTEKILDEIECNLREKGYLVE from the coding sequence ATGACAAAAGAACAAAGAAAACAAGAGATAATAAAACTATTGAAAGAGTCTAAGATTCCCTTAAGCGGTAGCTACTTAGCAGAAAAGTTAAACGTTAGTAGGCAAATAATAGTTCAAGATATTGCCCTTTTAAGAGCAGAAAATATAAATATTATGTCTACTGCTAGGGGATATATATATTATATAGAAAAAGGTAGTACCCATAAAAGAGTTGTAACAGTACAACATGAGAAAGAAAAAATAGAAAATGAATTAACTGCCATAGTGGACCTTGGAGGAAGCATTATAGACGTGATTATAGAGCATCCAATTTATGGTGAAATAACTGCTGACTTGATGATAGAATCTAGAAGAGACTTAAAGGAATTTATGGAAATAATGAAAAAAAATGAAACAGTGCCACTTTTAAGGCTTACTAATAGGATACATATGCATACGATAGAGGCAAAGACTGAAAAAATATTGGATGAAATAGAATGTAATTTAAGAGAAAAGGGATATTTGGTTGAATAA
- the eam gene encoding glutamate 2,3-aminomutase, translating to MDKRGIRNISLERAEILKSRIKDYSDKKELIRTGFNREDEIQENKKRIMSILGATNKEWDDWKWQVNNRISDIEILKRILNISEEESIQIKSIGKKYRWAISPYYASLMDSNDANCPIRRQAIPSIEEMVEAGEKDPMGEEYTSPVEGITRRYPDRLIIKVTNQCAMYCRHCQRRRCIGQQDLHLPQEDLKNCIEYIKSQKELRDILITGGDALLLSDKRLHWILSELHEIPHIEIIRIGSRTPVTMPQRITDELCSLLEKFPPIYFNTHFNHPIEVTKEAKEATDKLCSAGVVLGNQAVLLKGINDDAYIMKKLNQELLKIRIKPYYIFHPKEVVGTGHFKVKVQKGMEIMEKLRGYTSGLAVPTYIINAPKGKGKTPILPNYILSWGEESIKLRTWEGEVVDYPN from the coding sequence ATGGATAAAAGAGGCATAAGAAATATATCTCTAGAAAGAGCAGAGATATTAAAAAGTAGGATAAAAGATTATTCTGATAAAAAGGAGTTAATAAGGACTGGCTTTAATAGGGAAGATGAGATACAAGAAAATAAAAAACGAATTATGAGTATTTTAGGAGCCACAAATAAGGAGTGGGATGATTGGAAGTGGCAGGTTAATAATCGTATATCAGATATAGAAATCCTTAAACGAATATTAAATATTTCAGAGGAAGAAAGTATCCAAATAAAATCAATAGGGAAAAAATATAGATGGGCTATTTCGCCTTATTACGCTAGTTTAATGGATTCCAATGATGCCAACTGCCCAATAAGAAGACAGGCTATTCCTTCTATTGAGGAGATGGTAGAAGCAGGAGAAAAAGATCCCATGGGGGAAGAATATACTTCCCCAGTGGAAGGGATAACAAGGAGATATCCCGATAGGCTTATAATAAAAGTAACCAATCAATGCGCCATGTATTGTAGGCACTGCCAAAGAAGACGATGTATAGGTCAACAGGATTTACATTTACCCCAGGAGGACTTAAAAAACTGTATAGAATATATAAAAAGTCAAAAGGAACTTCGGGATATCCTAATAACAGGGGGGGATGCCCTTTTGCTTTCTGACAAAAGACTCCATTGGATATTATCGGAACTTCATGAAATTCCCCATATAGAAATTATAAGGATAGGCAGTAGAACCCCAGTCACCATGCCCCAAAGAATAACCGACGAGTTGTGTAGTCTTCTTGAAAAATTCCCACCGATTTATTTTAATACACATTTTAATCATCCCATAGAAGTGACTAAGGAGGCTAAAGAGGCTACAGATAAGCTTTGCTCGGCGGGGGTAGTACTCGGGAATCAAGCAGTTCTCCTAAAGGGAATTAATGACGATGCCTATATAATGAAAAAGTTAAATCAAGAACTTTTGAAGATAAGGATAAAACCCTATTATATTTTTCACCCGAAAGAAGTTGTAGGTACGGGTCATTTTAAAGTAAAGGTCCAAAAAGGAATGGAAATTATGGAAAAACTAAGGGGTTATACCTCAGGATTGGCGGTACCTACGTACATAATCAATGCCCCAAAAGGAAAAGGGAAAACACCAATACTGCCTAATTATATTCTCTCATGGGGAGAAGAGAGCATCAAGCTCCGTACCTGGGAGGGAGAAGTTGTAGATTACCCTAATTAA
- the pdaA gene encoding delta-lactam-biosynthetic de-N-acetylase, whose translation MEESIKEPLETPIEQRLEQSSKKEEKSKEEEKTILEAKEDKRSLEPKKELEKPEKVKEEPQKEVERQVYKTTDIEKSNTLSNDLKSWWFKRNTQNLPPGAQGEIDIVKYDTYYLGNTREKRIYLTFDEGYENGYTGKILDILKEHKVKAAFFVTKPYIKSQQELVKRMVEEGHIVGNHSVTHPRLPDKNKEEIEYEINETARYFKEITKTDMPLYFRPPAGEYSERTLHITKDLGYKTIFWSMAYLDWDVNNQPGKKEAFSHVALNHHNGAIILLHAVSSSNTEALGDIIEYLREQGYSFASLDEL comes from the coding sequence ATGGAGGAATCTATAAAAGAGCCATTAGAAACCCCTATAGAACAAAGGTTAGAACAGTCCTCTAAAAAGGAAGAAAAGTCTAAAGAAGAAGAGAAAACGATTTTAGAAGCTAAGGAAGATAAACGATCTTTAGAACCTAAAAAGGAACTAGAAAAACCTGAAAAAGTGAAAGAAGAACCCCAAAAAGAAGTAGAAAGACAGGTATATAAAACTACAGATATAGAAAAAAGTAATACCCTTTCTAACGATTTAAAATCATGGTGGTTTAAAAGAAACACCCAGAATCTTCCCCCAGGAGCCCAAGGAGAAATAGATATTGTAAAATACGATACTTACTATTTGGGCAACACTAGGGAAAAAAGGATATACTTAACCTTTGACGAAGGTTATGAAAATGGATACACGGGTAAAATACTAGATATACTAAAAGAACATAAAGTAAAAGCAGCTTTCTTCGTTACAAAACCTTACATAAAAAGCCAGCAAGAACTAGTAAAAAGAATGGTTGAAGAGGGGCATATAGTGGGTAATCACAGTGTAACTCACCCAAGACTCCCTGATAAAAACAAAGAAGAGATAGAGTACGAAATAAATGAAACAGCTAGATATTTTAAAGAAATAACAAAAACCGATATGCCCTTATATTTTAGGCCCCCAGCCGGAGAATATAGCGAGAGAACTTTGCATATTACAAAAGATTTAGGATATAAAACAATTTTTTGGAGCATGGCATACTTGGATTGGGATGTTAATAATCAACCGGGAAAAAAAGAAGCTTTTTCTCATGTAGCACTCAATCATCATAATGGCGCAATTATTCTTCTCCATGCGGTATCTTCATCCAATACTGAAGCATTAGGAGATATCATTGAATATTTAAGGGAACAAGGGTATAGCTTTGCTTCTTTAGATGAATTATAA